In Pseudomonas sp. FP1742, the DNA window TTGCTGAAAAACTAACGCGGCGTTGCCCATGCCAGTATTGAATTACGGCCAAACACCTATCGAGTGGTACTTCCAGTTCGATACGAAGCTTAAGCGCCATTACGTAACTGTGGAACGGGGGCGACCTGTTCTGCTGCGCGGGCCGCTGGTGGATGAGCCTGAACAAGAGGCTTTGGTACTCCGTCGTGCACGCTGGATTCGTGAAAGGCTGGCTCAGGTGAATCAGCCCCTGGCCAGCGAGCCCATCGTAACGGGCAGCCGTCTGCGCTATGCCGGGCGTACTTACTTCACCGAGGTAAGGCATGTGCCGGATATCCTCAAGCCCCGACTAACCTTCACAGCATCGCGTTTCATCGTTGATAACCCGGATGGTGTGAGTGTCCATCCCGATGCGCTGATGCCCTTGCTGGAGCGGTTCTACCGGGAGCGTGCTCACGAGAAATTGTTGGTGCGTGTCCGTCATTGGCAGCGAGAAACAGGCCTGCAAGCGACTGGCGCTCGTATCCGTCACTTCCAAAGCCGTTGGGCTAGCTGCGATGCGAACAACACCTTGGAGTTTCATCCGCGCGTGATGGAGCTACCTGCCAGCGTGCAGGATTACGTCATCGTCCATGAGCTGTGTCATACGGTGGAAAAGAACCACACCAAGACGTTCTGGGCGATGGTGGCTAGCCATATGCCGGATTGGCAGAGGCAGCATCAGGTGCTGGAGCGGGCGGCATTTGGCGATGCGGTGTGAGATCTAGCTGAATCGTGCTTGGATAGATGCCGTTAACAACTTCAATCATACTCATCGTGGAGCACCAGGGCACGACACGTCGTTCGCTCATCCTCGATGCTAAATGGCGTAGCGGAAGGAGCAATGTCCTGAAAGCGATGGAGTCCGCACACATCTACCATGACAGCCTTCGCCTTGGTCTTGGTCTTGATCTGGCGGCGGAACGCCCCAACCGCTGCATTTTGCTTCTGCCGGGAGCAAGCGATGTAGAAAGCCTAGGTGAACCCAACTTCATCCACGCTCATGGTGTCGGCGCTATCACGGAGTTCCTACCTCACGGGGTGGGAGTCGCATTCCTGAAGGCCCTGATCAAGGAGTGGCTCACGCCCCTTTACGCTTAATCCGCAGCACAGTTTTTTTACCTACCCCATCACTGAAATTAATTGGAGCCACCTGCCGACACTGGTCGCGTGGTGATTTGAGTAAGCCGACTCCAAGAGTCATGCGCCTCGCATCAGAACACTACACCCTCTAGAATCTCGCGCCAGCACATGCTTGAGCAGGGAAGAAGCGCATGCCGAACAATAGGAAGACCATGGTCACCGTACCTCCATCTACCCCACAGCTGCCAGATGAACTGAAGATCCACGCTTTCGGCGTAGGGCACGGCGACTGTTTCCTGGTTGAACTTCAGCAAGCCGGAAAAACCGTCTTTCGCATGCTGAATGATGCGGGCAAAGCGGGCCCCCATGTGGATAGCCTGCTTGTACACTTGAAGGAAAACAAACGCACCGACGACCTGGACTTGGATCTAGTAGTTTTGTCGCACGTCGATGCTGACCACCAAGGCGGCTTACATCAGCTTTTTGCCGACAAGTCGATCCGCATTGGTGCCTATTGGGGACCGTGTCTTCCGGCCTTTCGGCGAGCCCGGTGGTTGTTTTCCCATCGTGTCCAACACGCAGTCGATTCTGCCGCATTGCTGGAATCAGCGATTAGCACACGCGCCATTCCAATCATCTACCCCCTGGAAGGCCATACTGATCGATGGGTGAACGGCCAAGTGATGCTGAGCGTCATCTCTCCAGCTGCACGACTGCTCAATCGGTTGTTGTATGGATCAGAAGGCGACTTAAAGGGTTTGATGGACGCCGGCCGACTACCGTTAGAGTGGCTAGTAGGCCCTGCCCCCAGGGAAGAGGGCGAAGTACTCGGACTCGACCTCAGACAGCGTACATTCAGCGAACCGAATGACTTCCCTAGTAGCCCCCCATCCCCCAGCCGCGAACCAAATTCATTGGACTGGTTCTCGGATGAGGCGGTTGACGAACCGAACTTCTTTGGCAATCGCGTGCTGAACGATACCTCGTTAGTGATTGCTCTGGATGTGTGGCTGGATGGGACACATCGTCGTCGCGTCCTTCTCACAGGAGACCAGGAAAACTGGGCGTACATTGCATCTCGACACCCCGCTGGACTGGGCGTTGATGTGCTAAAGGCCCCCCATCACGGTGGGATGGTGTACTTAGCGGATAGGAAGGACAGCGACCAAGAAAGCAAGGATGCCGGTGTTGTCGAGCAAACATACCTCTGGCTACGTCCGCGCATAGCAATTGTCAGCGCAAGCGGCACATATAACTTGCCACACAATCGCGTACGAGATGCCCTGCGTGCGGTAGGAGCCGCTGTGATGTGTACAAATGTCCGTGGGATGGAGCGAATTACGCCGCCAGCGGAAACCCAATCCGAGAATAAGTGCTGTCACAAGGTTTTTGAGTGCAGCAAAAACAAACAGCCAATGCAGTCCGTCTTGACCCTGACACGACATGCAGAGTCGATGGACCGTCCAGGATGTGTCTCCGACACGGGAGCAAGAGGCGCAACTCCGATTGTGGTAATGACTCAGCGACTGGTCGAGCCGGATGAAACATTCCTGCGCTGGACGAGCGGAGAGTTGGAGAACCACGCAGTCTGGCTTAGAAGCCTACTCGAAATGGTCAGAAGAGATTTTGTGTCAGCAGTAAATGGGAGGGGCCCATTAGACGCATTGCAATGTGAGCCAGTGCCCTGGCGTTTTCTCGCCAGCAAGGCATTGCTGGCCAAACGGAGGCACTTTCTCGACTCACCATCTCAAGTCCTTCAATACGCCCGAACTCGCGGCATGATTTGGAGTTCTCAACAAGACCTACGCAACAGCTATGATCATGCACAGTTTTATGCAACCCCCAAGGCAAAGGACTTGAAGGTAGCGACAGCGTTTGTCCGCGCCATGCCGAACTTGGCCTTTCATGCCAAGCCTTCGTGGGCATCACTGGTGGGACACGACAAACTGTCCGTACTTTCGTCAGCGAATACCGAATCGTTGCTTCACTTGCTGGCGGTGAAACTCTGCCTGCCAAAGGCACTGGTGGAAGACGAAGTGATGCCACATGTACTGCAAGACATGGTCGATCACTTTCACTTCCGAATTTGCAGGCTAGAGAATCCAAGATATCCAATCGACAGCGATAGTGAGGACCTGAAGCTGCTTTACCTCAGCCGGAACGATGGAAAGGCCGCTGAAGTGCCTAATCTATTCGACGAAGACTGGAAATCGCACGTCCCCCCCGATGGATACCGTTATTTAAGCAACGAAAACCTGTCGTTTGTATTAGATGAAACCCAGAAAGCAGGCCTTCTAGGGCCCTTGTTTACTGTTCATAGCGGACGTCTGATGGCCGCCACACAACCATTCAAACAGTTCATCGACATATTGCATTATTACTACGAGCATAAGGAAAACTCGACTTTCGCAACGGCGTTCAAATTAGCGGTCTGGCGAGAACTGAAACAGCAAGACGTTCGGAATTGAGACGCGCACCTCAGGCAGTTACCGAACAGCTGTGGCGGGAATGCCCCCCCTGAAGGGACATCAAAGGCCAAAGATGTCTATGCCACGCCTAGCGGCGGTAGTCGAGGTACGACGGATTGAAACTGTCGGTCTCGCGAGGGCGGTAAATGCCATAGGCAGGACTGACCAAGCAAGTGTGGCGCGCCGCGCCCAAGGCAGCCATCCATGCCCAGAGGGTGATAACTACGATATCGCCCGGACGACAGATCTTATGGCCGACATAGCTCGCTGCCTTGAACATCATCAGCCGAATGAACAGCGGCGCTGTTGCGAGCATAAATACCGATTGGAGTCTCCAACCTATCAAGATTCAAATGTCGACGGCGTTTCGCGAAGATGGCACAGTGACACACGCCTAAAAAACTGAGATGGGGCAGCTGGAGACGTCGTAGAGGGTCTGCGCTGCGTGGCATGCTTTTGAATCTTCAGCATAAGGATTTGCGTCAATGACCGCGTCCACTCCTGCTGTAAATCCCATAAAAGCCTGGCTCAGCGAGTTTTTGCTCACCCGCGAGCTATTCAAAGGACCTAACGGCAAGCCTCTGTACAGCTACCAATTGTCCGAACACGAGTACGCATCCTTACGCGATTTACTTCAAAAGTACCTTCGCCTAGCGTCCAGCCCAGTTCAGGTCATACACCTGGGAGCATGTTTTTGTTTATTCGTCAGTGAGCAGTACCGTAGAAATTACAACAGCTCATGGTCCTGGTCAGGCGCTGAGAGCGAGTTAGCCGTCTCACTTTCACACAGCCAACATGCAACCTTGACCAGTAAAGGACTGGAATACTGGAAACGCCCTATTCGGTACCGTGAAAACGGTAGGGACTGGCTAGGGTCCCTTTTCGCAGAAGGTGGGTTACCTTGGCCCCTAGTTCAAAAGGAATCACATGGCTTTGGCAAGGCTGTCAATCGAGGCATTAATCTCTTCAGCGCAGGGAGCAGCCACCGAACAACGGCTGACCTAATAGCGGCGCACGAAGATGAATTGCCAATTTCCTTTCGAAATCTAGAAACCAGGCAGCTGCTTGCCGGCATTGTTGAACAGTTGATGCATCTGGCGGGGCAATATCCGCTTAAGGATCAGAAAGACCCTGCTGCCTACCTGGATAAAGTCGCTCCTGAGTGGACAGAAGCCTTTCCAATCCCTCTCGATGAAACTAACGCTAGAGGCCTGATCAATGATTGGCTACATGATGCTGGCAAGCAGCGGCTTGATAGAAAAGAGGCCCTAATTCAAGCCAGAGCATTCACCTGTGAGCATTTTCTATTAGGCACACTGCCGGACTGGAGGATTAGGACAGAGCTGGCCTTGCCAAAGGAACACTCATTTGACATTGATGCCCAGCAGTTGGGTAGCACTCGGCTCGATCAAGCCTATTACGAAGGTGAGCACATATTAGCTCGTGGGCCTGCGGTGTATGCCCAGCTGAACGAGTCGCGTCTGACGATCCGCTTCTCCAATCCCTCAATATCAATAGAACGTCGCCGGCTAGGCGAACCTGTCACGCTGCGCTTACTCGACAATGGACGAGTTGTTCAATGTTACCAATTCGACGGCAGCGAGTTGGATTACGAAGAAACGCCGTTAGTTTTTGAGCAGCGGGCTGATTGCTGGCATTTGGTCGGAACATCTTCTTGCGGTGTCGCTGGTGAGTCCGCACGTATTCGCATTCCGACCAAATTTAGTTTTTCGTCAGACGGCCTCGCACCATCGCTGCTAACTACCGACAAAGAGAGCGGCCAGTGGCTGGATCTACGGGCCGATGTATCGCTCCAAAACGGCCCTGACCTCTATCGAATCGAATTAAATCAAAATCAAAACGAACACCGAAAGCCCGCTCTGGCCGGTGTTCAGGGGCTCTATGACAGTAACCCAGGTGTTGTATATTTGGGTTGGCCACGACTGGAGTTGCCCGAAGACTATGAGTTTGGTCTGGGCGATATTCTAGAATTTGCCAATGGGCAACCGCTGGACACTCTTCGCCGTACCGGGCCCTTCGGTGTCGTTCGTTACACCTTGAAAAACCGCACGGGAAAAACGCTTTTAACTCGCCGCTTTGCCGTCCTACCCAAAGAATTCAGTACCTCGTTGCTTCCCGCAACCACCGAAAAACCTGCTCGATTGCAGGTCAAAGGTGCGCTCCAGCTTGACTTAAAAATCGACAGCTCTCTGCTAATAGCCAAGCGATTGGAGTCTGATCACTCCGCAACCACTTTCAGCCTTATTCATCGAACCGATACACCTCCTGCTGGTTTTACGCTGGAGATCGACCAGAAAAGCAGCAATCAGCCACTACGACTTCGCCTCCCGTACCCGTATCAAGGAGCCCGGCTTATTGGACCAGACGACCGGCCCTCACGAGCACACGAACTTACGTTACCTGAGCTTATAGGTCATCGCATCGCATTGACCTCAGGGCAAACTCAAGGGCAAAGTTTCTACATGCAACTGGAACTGGTGTGCGAGGCGCTACCACATCCAAAACGGCACTATGAGATCAAAGTAGGCTCATCGCCCACGCTGCTAAATTTGTTTAGCTACCAAAATGACATGCTTCAAATGCTGGGAGCTGTCGACGAACAAGATGCGTTTATTAAGCTCACCTTAGAAACCGAACAGCGCGCGCTCAGCCTGAATATCAGACGGTACAACGGCCGCTTACAATGGGAAAGTCGAGACACATTCACGATCTGCGAAATAAGTAACGCGACAATTTTGAATGACACCGAAGTTGAAGCAATGTTGCTTTCTGATCCTAAACAAGCGCCAGTCAAAATTGAGGAACTCAAGAGTCAGGATGTTGGCACCGGGCGATTTATTATACCCAACACCATGCAACGTGATGGCCCATGGCTAATCTATCCGGCCAAAGATAGTAAAACTCAATTTCGCCCTGCACTGTTCGTGCCGGCTTCGTAGATTACTGAAATTCAAACTGAAGTTTTTTCCCTGCACAGAGCGACACAGGTTTTCCACCCAAAAGCCAACCCAAACGCCATCAGTCAACAAATCACCGTCATGGCAAAAGAGTTCGGACACAGTGGTTGGCAATATTTAGCGGATTTGAAGCAACATTACGCGCACCTGCCGTTGTCCTCATTTGAAAGCTGGAAGGCACTGTCAAAGCAACCAGAGGCGCTGGCATTCGCGGTGCTCCGACTAGAAATGGACGAAGCGTTCTGCGCTCGAATTCGCGATGAGCTGGCGGTAATCTGGGAAGCAATTCCTCTCCCCATGTGGGCCGAAGCGCATGCACGATTTTTACAAGGGCTGATGGCATGTGGCTTGCCGGAGATTCTTATCAAGAACCTTGAAACGAATCGCGCGGCCGTGTTGCGACTTGTGGTTTCCGGCTTTGATTATTTGGGCGACTACCTAAGTACTGGCAATAAAAGCAGTCTGACCAAAATCCCTCCCCAATTGGTGGTACCAGGCTGGAATCAAGCCTTACGCCAACAACACGCTACCGACAGACAGTGGCCTACCGATCTTACTGCGGAGTTGACTAGCTGGCTCCTTCAGAATCCGATACCTGCATTCTTGAGAGAGATTACCCCTGTTGGTTTCACTAAAGCGGTTTCTTACTTACCAATTTTTTTGGCCTATGTGACGGCAGGCAAAGCCACCCTAAATGATCTTCCTGTGCCGATGGCGTACCTAAAATTCGCCATTCGATTGGTTTCTGATTTTGACCGTCAGGGATGGTTCGCACCTACTCACGCACTGATGGTTTCGTATTTGCTAGCCTCCGAAGACGAGGCATAAGGAGTTCCGATGCGTTTTTTCACGGATTTAATTGAGCAAAGCCTTAACCGCACGCGGGAAGCAACCCTAGGCGTCCTAGGAGTTAACGAACCAGGGCTTCGCCGTCATCTGAACGAACAAATGGTTGATGAATTGGGCGCCGATGGCTGCTTTCTGGCTCCGCCGGTTTTCGAACATACGTTTGGTTGGAAAGAGTCGGAAAAACGTCTTCTCGACTTAGAGGGGTCATTGCTCTCCAAAAGCCTGCTCAATACATTACAAAACGCCCATGCGTATGACTTTCCAAGAGAAGCCCATCCCTATACGCACCAGCTTCAGGCTTGGCGAACGTTGCTTAACGAGAAACCTCGATCTGCCATCATCACCAGTGGCACCGGCTCGGGGAAAACAGAATGTTTTATGGTGCCTATCCTTGAAGATCTAATCCGGGAGCGTGAGCGAAATCAGTCGTCTTTGATTGGGGTAAGAGCGCTATTTCTCTATCCTCTCAACGCCCTAATCAACTCTCAACAGGAGCGATTAGATGCATGGACCCGTGCGTACGGTAAAGATATCCGGTTTTGTTTATACAACGGTAAAACTGAAGAACGCGAAGGGGTCATTCGTAAAATTCAAGAACAGAAACCCAACCAGGTTTTGTCACGTGAGCTTTTGCGCAAAGAGCCCGCGCCAATATTAATGACCAACGCGACAATGCTCGAATACATGCTGGTTCGTCAGGTAGACAATCCTATCCTGGAGATTTCAAAGCAGCAGCAGTCTCTACGCTGGATTGTCCTCGACGAGGCACATACTTACGTTGGTTCTCAAGCCGCAGAAATGTCCCTCCTGCTGCGCCGCGTCGTTCAAGCCTTCGGTAAAAATCCTGAAGAGATTCGTTTTGTCGCGACATCGGCCACCATCGCCGGGGGGGAGGCCGAAGAAAAGTTGAAACGGTACCTTGCAGACCTTGCAGGAGTGCGGCTAGAACAAGTCGACGTCATTGGAGGATCTCGTGTTTGGCCGGATATCTTGTTCGACTCGAAAGTCGAAAAGGCCTCGCTGGAGGTCGTGCAGGCTATCGAGAATGAACAAGAAATATCACTGTCCCGTTTTGATGCTTTAGGACGCAATTTAATAGCACGCGCGTTAAGGCATGCGATTGTTAACTCGACGAAACCGTTAGATTTAGATGAATTACTGACGATACTGAAATCCGAATTGATGCCCGGCTCGCGGCTGGAGCAGCAACGGGAAGTGTTAGGTTGGCTCGATGTATCAACCGGCACCCGACGCCATAAGGACGAACCGCCGTTTCTTAAGCTACGGACCCATCTTTTTCAACGAATGCTTCATGGACTATGGTCCTGCATAGACCCCAATTGCACTGCAAAATCTAACAGTCTGATTGAATGGCCATTTGGCAACGTCTACGTTCATCAACGTGCACGCTGCGAATGCAACGCGCCAGTGTACGAATTAGGATTTTGCGATGACTGTAAAACTCCGCATTTGATTGCAGAGGATCGCAATGGGGTTCTTCACCAATTGAGCCCGTACGCAGGAGATGAGTTTTCTCTGAGCTACGAAAGCGGCGAAGAAGAGACGTCGCCTGAACGTGAGGTAACCGGCCCCACTACTAGTCGTACGTATGCACAACGTTTGGTAATTGCCGGGTTGCAGGTTGCACAAGATCCCTTTTTCAGCGTCAGCCTCGATCTCGACACCCACGGCTTATGTGCTACTAACTCAGCGCGCCCTATCAACATTACTATCGCTGAAGAGAAAGCGGCTTGCTGTAGTCACTGCGATCACGAACTTCCAAACAAAAAAAGCTTTCTGAGAAAAGCGTACCTGGGCGCTCCATTCTATGTTGCGAATGCCGTCCCGACGGTGCTGGAGTTTTGCCCAGACGCCGACAAAAAAGACAGCAATGAGCGCTCCCCAGAAGAATTACCCGGTCGGGGGCGCAAGCTAATTACGTTCACTGATAGCCGTCAAGGTACGGCACGTATGGCCGTACGCATGCAACAAGAAGCCGAGCGTTCGCGGTTGCGTGGCTTGGTATTTGAAACGCTTCGGAACGTTCAGGCCAAAGCTGATGCGGAACCTAAAGACGTTCCCACTGGCAACTATGATCTGCTGATGCGCCAGGCAGAAGGCTTAGAACAGTCGGGAATGGGTGTCATGGCGGCAGAGCTACGCAGACAAGCGGCCGCGCTACGATCCGGCAGCGCCCCACAAAAACGAATCGTCAACGTCGATTGGGCAAGCATGGTGTATGAGCTAGCAGCCTCCAAAGATGTTGAACAGTCAATCCTGCGCTACAACCGCTACGCCAACCCGGTCCTTTTTGACGGGAGCCAAGGTGGCGCAACCATGGCCCGCCTACTTTTAGCTCGGGAATTTTCCCGACGCCCAAAAAATCAAAACAGTACGGAGACTCTCGGCCTCGTAAAAGTAGCCTACCGAGGCCTCAAAGAAATTAGCTCTACACCGCCGATGTGGACGGAAACAAACGCGGTACCGGCGACAGGACCATTTTCGGCGCCTGAAACTCGCTTAACTCTTGAGGATTGGCACGACTACCTTAAAGTTGCACTTGATTTTTACGTGCGCGAGAACACCTTTATAAACATGGATCGCGACATGCAATCCTGGATGGGCAGCAGGTTCACCCCCAAATCGCTGTTCTCTCCAAAAACCGAGCTGGAAGAAAGCACTACAGTAAAAAAATGGCCTCAAGTAAAGTCTGGGAATCCGCATCGGTTAGTAAAACTATTGGAACAAGCCACCGGATTGAATCGGACGGTCGCTACAGATGCGGACAAAATCAATGCTTGGCTAGAGGCTGCATGGTCTGCTCTAACACAGGCTCTCATCCTGGAGCCCGCAGACCCAGGGCACCGCCTGAAGCTAGAAACACTGACCTTTTCGCTATTAGAAGAGGGGTGGCTCTGCCCGATAACGCACCGAATTTTTGACTCGACTTTTCGTGGGCTAACCCCTTATTTACCCATAAAGTTGCGTCCGCAAGACTATCGTTGCCAGAAAATCCAACTCGCCTCGCTAGCTAATCTCCAGATAGATGGTAGCGCCGTGGCCAAGCAATTGCAGATTCGTACGCAGGTCTTACAAGACCCGGTCATCCAGCACCTTCGGTCTGAGAATCTCTGGACCGATATCAGCGACCGTACCGTGGAAGGCGGATTTTACTATCGAACCGCAGAACATTCGGCTCAGCAGTCGGCCCAGAGACTCGATGACTATGTTGATCTGTTTAAGAAGGGTGATATCAACGTACTCAACTGCTCCACGACTATGGAGATGGGCGTAGATATTGGAGGCATCTCTGCTGTAGTGATGAACAATCTGCCGCCCCACCCTGCCAACTATTTGCAACGGGCGGGACGCGCCGGACGCCGTAGTGAGGCACGCGCGATAGCCTACACCTTATGTAAAGCGGACCCTCATAACCAGCGCGCGTTTGCACAGCCTAAGTGGCCATTCATTACCGCCATTCCCGCTCCCACCATTACTTTAAGCTCTTCTCGCATTGTTCAGAGGCACGTCAATTCGCTGCTCTTGTCTATTTTCCTAAAGTCAAAAACCAGTAGTGACGGTGACCGAACCAGGCTGACTCTCCAATGGTTTTTTGGCGGGGACGACTCGCCCTGCCAGCAATTCAAAAGCTGGCTGACTAGTTGTCAGACAGAATTCGCAGACCCAATCAAACGCCTTGTCAGCGGAACTTGCTTAGATGGCTGCCTGCTCAGCACAATCTCAGCCGAGACTCAGGAAAGCGTACGTATTCTGGAGGACCGGTGGCTTGAAGAGTCTCGAAAGCTCAACGCTAAGCTGCAAGCGGCGACAGATTTACCGTACAAAAAAGCGCTAGAGCTGGAGAAAAAACGTCACGACGGTGAGTACTTGCTGCGCGATCTCGCGTCCCGTGCGTTCCTTCCAGGATATGGATTCCCTACCGATGTCGTGACACTCAATACCTACAACATTGAGGACTTCAAGCACCAGCGAACTCATCCTGAGAGTCGTGAAGACAGCATTTTCAACAACAAGGAGCTTCCGTCTCGCGGCTTAAACATTGCGATCCGAGAGTATGCACCTGGGTCGCAAGTGGTAATCGATGGGCGAGTCTATCGTTCGGCAGGAATCAGTTTGCAATGGCATGCGTCAGGCCAAGTAAACGAAGCACAAAAATTTGATATCGCCTGGCGATGTTCAAATTGTGGCGCGACAGACGTAATCGAAAATGCCTACACCAACAGCACCGAGCTAGCGTGCTCACACTGCATGCACGCAATTCAACCAAACGAGCGCCGAACCGTCCTTCGCCCTGGCGGCTTTGTTACGGACTTTTATGAGTCCACGACAAACGACATCACTTCTCAGAAGTTCATCCGAGTCGAACGACCTCGCATCCAACTGACTGGCGAGACGATCTCGCTGCCCGACAAGCGGTGTGGTTTCGTTCGATTTGGTCACGATGGCAGTGTCTTTCATCATTCATCCGGCGAACACGAAAAAGGTTACGCCGTGTGCCTAACCTGCGGACGTGCAGATTCAATGCTCGCCTCCGGTGACATTCCTAAAAATCTGCTTCCAGATCAGCTACACCGGCCAGTGGGCGGGATCACAGGCAGTCGTAAAGAGTTCGACTGCCCCGGCACGGCAGTTAAGCCTAACCTGTTCTTGGGCTATCAAATTCGCACTGACGTCATGGAGCTTTACTTGAGAAGTCCCCAGACAGGCCTGTGGCTCGGAGATAGTCTGGCAGAGCAAACCATAGCCACGACTCTTGCCGTTGCGCTACGCGACGTAATCGCCGAACTCTTAGGTATTGCCAGCACAGAAATGGGCTTTGGCTTCCGTCTTGATCGCGATATCGAAAGTGGACAAGGGCGAACGGTCATTCAGCTGTTCGATGAAGTCAGCGGAGGAGCCGGGTTTGTCCTGGCTGGCTTAGCGAATACAACCGAGCTATTACGCAAAACGTTAGGGAAACTGCATTGCCCGGTTAACTGCGAAAACGTCTGCTCACACTGTCTTGCCGGTCAAGACAGTCGAGTGGAGCGAGAGGAGCTAGACCGTGAACGCGCCATGGAGTGGCTGACTGTGTCGGGTCTAATCGAACATTTAGACTTGCCCAGTGAGTTTGAAACTGTATTGGGGGCTAGTTATTGCTCGACCGGCCCGATCCGCTATTTGTCCTCAGCGATTAATTCAGTGGATCGCGGTGAAAACGACACCTCTATTTTCCTGGCGATGAGGGGAGATGCAGAGGATTGGGACCT includes these proteins:
- a CDS encoding DEAD/DEAH box helicase, with translation MRFFTDLIEQSLNRTREATLGVLGVNEPGLRRHLNEQMVDELGADGCFLAPPVFEHTFGWKESEKRLLDLEGSLLSKSLLNTLQNAHAYDFPREAHPYTHQLQAWRTLLNEKPRSAIITSGTGSGKTECFMVPILEDLIRERERNQSSLIGVRALFLYPLNALINSQQERLDAWTRAYGKDIRFCLYNGKTEEREGVIRKIQEQKPNQVLSRELLRKEPAPILMTNATMLEYMLVRQVDNPILEISKQQQSLRWIVLDEAHTYVGSQAAEMSLLLRRVVQAFGKNPEEIRFVATSATIAGGEAEEKLKRYLADLAGVRLEQVDVIGGSRVWPDILFDSKVEKASLEVVQAIENEQEISLSRFDALGRNLIARALRHAIVNSTKPLDLDELLTILKSELMPGSRLEQQREVLGWLDVSTGTRRHKDEPPFLKLRTHLFQRMLHGLWSCIDPNCTAKSNSLIEWPFGNVYVHQRARCECNAPVYELGFCDDCKTPHLIAEDRNGVLHQLSPYAGDEFSLSYESGEEETSPEREVTGPTTSRTYAQRLVIAGLQVAQDPFFSVSLDLDTHGLCATNSARPINITIAEEKAACCSHCDHELPNKKSFLRKAYLGAPFYVANAVPTVLEFCPDADKKDSNERSPEELPGRGRKLITFTDSRQGTARMAVRMQQEAERSRLRGLVFETLRNVQAKADAEPKDVPTGNYDLLMRQAEGLEQSGMGVMAAELRRQAAALRSGSAPQKRIVNVDWASMVYELAASKDVEQSILRYNRYANPVLFDGSQGGATMARLLLAREFSRRPKNQNSTETLGLVKVAYRGLKEISSTPPMWTETNAVPATGPFSAPETRLTLEDWHDYLKVALDFYVRENTFINMDRDMQSWMGSRFTPKSLFSPKTELEESTTVKKWPQVKSGNPHRLVKLLEQATGLNRTVATDADKINAWLEAAWSALTQALILEPADPGHRLKLETLTFSLLEEGWLCPITHRIFDSTFRGLTPYLPIKLRPQDYRCQKIQLASLANLQIDGSAVAKQLQIRTQVLQDPVIQHLRSENLWTDISDRTVEGGFYYRTAEHSAQQSAQRLDDYVDLFKKGDINVLNCSTTMEMGVDIGGISAVVMNNLPPHPANYLQRAGRAGRRSEARAIAYTLCKADPHNQRAFAQPKWPFITAIPAPTITLSSSRIVQRHVNSLLLSIFLKSKTSSDGDRTRLTLQWFFGGDDSPCQQFKSWLTSCQTEFADPIKRLVSGTCLDGCLLSTISAETQESVRILEDRWLEESRKLNAKLQAATDLPYKKALELEKKRHDGEYLLRDLASRAFLPGYGFPTDVVTLNTYNIEDFKHQRTHPESREDSIFNNKELPSRGLNIAIREYAPGSQVVIDGRVYRSAGISLQWHASGQVNEAQKFDIAWRCSNCGATDVIENAYTNSTELACSHCMHAIQPNERRTVLRPGGFVTDFYESTTNDITSQKFIRVERPRIQLTGETISLPDKRCGFVRFGHDGSVFHHSSGEHEKGYAVCLTCGRADSMLASGDIPKNLLPDQLHRPVGGITGSRKEFDCPGTAVKPNLFLGYQIRTDVMELYLRSPQTGLWLGDSLAEQTIATTLAVALRDVIAELLGIASTEMGFGFRLDRDIESGQGRTVIQLFDEVSGGAGFVLAGLANTTELLRKTLGKLHCPVNCENVCSHCLAGQDSRVEREELDRERAMEWLTVSGLIEHLDLPSEFETVLGASYCSTGPIRYLSSAINSVDRGENDTSIFLAMRGDAEDWDLDHPSFREKILTWAIADKLKVKLAIPSRVSLSKEQKNTLFDLASLGVRVEEMDNTVPAIRPYLVAQIHSKSGIKSLFSSDASAAIPGASWLSSNDGIVWAGSDCVSACGSQSIDVRTWRQFEQGARVIEITHELDGPISSLHRRLATLIEKHAPELTELIATDQASVVSYSDRYLKSPWSLMLLSGFLELFKNEKLESLRVQTLASSGDQSSNQISHDWRFQLDQEALLKLWLGSQFSISPEIEVKERSRELQHARVITVDWVSGKRSKVFLDQGMGYWRGRMPYRDQMGFDFRANHESQALQMLEKYKMAQMCPSGDWPTYMSLLVS
- a CDS encoding SprT family zinc-dependent metalloprotease produces the protein MPVLNYGQTPIEWYFQFDTKLKRHYVTVERGRPVLLRGPLVDEPEQEALVLRRARWIRERLAQVNQPLASEPIVTGSRLRYAGRTYFTEVRHVPDILKPRLTFTASRFIVDNPDGVSVHPDALMPLLERFYRERAHEKLLVRVRHWQRETGLQATGARIRHFQSRWASCDANNTLEFHPRVMELPASVQDYVIVHELCHTVEKNHTKTFWAMVASHMPDWQRQHQVLERAAFGDAV